The following are encoded together in the Marmota flaviventris isolate mMarFla1 chromosome 18, mMarFla1.hap1, whole genome shotgun sequence genome:
- the LOC139702649 gene encoding interferon lambda-3-like, producing MKLGTAAGCWLLLTLTSAVLTRTRAVPVPSPLSAHPDARDCDMAQFKTLAPRELQAFRKARDAFEESHLLKDLECRSPLFPRPWDLRQLQVWERPVALQAELALTLRVLGTMANSTLGDVLDQPLHTLGHIQSQLQACALAQPTAGPRPQGRHRHRLSHWLQRLQQAPEKESPACLEASVTFNLLRLLMRDLKCVASGHLCV from the exons ATGAAGCTGG GCACGGCTGCAGGCTGCTGGCTCCTCCTGACGCTGACGTCTGCGGTGCTGACGAGGACACGGGCAGTTCCTGTGCCCAGTCCCCTCAGCGCCCACCCAGATGCCAGGGACTGTGACATGGCCCAGTTCAAGACTCTGGCCCCACGGGAGCTGCAGGCCTTCAGGAAGGCCAGAGACGCCTTT GAGGAGTCCCACTTGCTCAAGGACCTCGAGTGCCGCTCCCCGCTCTTCCCCAGGCCCTGGGACCTGCGGCAGCTGCAG GTGTGGGAGCGCCCTGTGGCCTTGCAGGCAGAGCTGGCCCTGACGCTGCGGGTCCTGGGGACCATGGCCAACTCGACCCTGGGGGACGTCCTGGACCAGCCCCTTCACACGCTGGGCCACATCCAGTCCCAGCTGCAGGCCTGT GCCCTGGCTCAGCCCACagcaggccccaggccccagggtcGCCACCGCCACCGCCTGTCCCACTGGCTTCAGAGGCTGCAGCAGGCCCCCGAGAAG GAGTCCCCCGCCTGCCTCGAGGCCTCTGTCACCTTCAACCTCCTCCGCCTGCTGATGCGCGACCTGAAGTGTGTGGCCAGTGGACACCTGTGCGTCTGA